A window of the Scyliorhinus torazame isolate Kashiwa2021f chromosome 12, sScyTor2.1, whole genome shotgun sequence genome harbors these coding sequences:
- the LOC140387137 gene encoding RNA-binding protein 45-like, producing MSKVCQKDKVKNHSKCSQDQKTDRFREWAKQCKWSSIWGSVWGYEELRVNLVVFVTFVMMENGDSSRPMLNVNHPPNSRLFLVISKSISEEAIREKFSLFGDIQDIWLVRDKQSKSHKGIAYVKFSKSWQACKAMEVMHGKTLTGDTKPIKVFIAQSRGSKSHRDVEDEELTRIFVMIPKSYAEDDLREKFKDFGDIEYCNIVKNKKTGEGKGFGYVRFLKPSQAAKAIENCDRSFKAILAEPKHKPAYSENNYVGGLKEKLLSYGSGFHHLKGQNILPFHGFSSIETNEIRGDERRRKSRDGEMRGFGEMCGAGTMRGTGEVRGRERRAGTTRETGEMKSGERVGEMRGVNEMGERRTSDMRGLGKMGGGEMRGIGAMGGIGGMGGIGGMGGIGAMGGIGRMGGIGAMGGIGGMGGIGRMGGIGGMGGIGGMGGIGGMGGIGGMGGIGGMGSDGMGGIGGMGSGGMGGIGGLGGIGGLGGIGGLGGIGGMGGAGEVGCGAMRGISEIIDGEMSGAGHTNVGEMKEDGEKKVVSEMRGTGEMRGICEIRTGETRNGENITTCLSVSTRCLLTHEQIYSLFDVIPGIECCEIQRDPKIGYAIVRYNNVASAVHAKEKLHGFEYPPGNQLRVNYIEGALGERCSNPVGMMALQLVAAQLMSITCSNSVGHQMDPSSSGFRGSTSIPISQLQVDFVAPTPQNGDPPREDSVKRQRTH from the coding sequence ATGTCTAAAGTTTGCCAAAAAGACAAAGTTAAGAACCACAGTAAGTGTAGCCAGGATCAAAAGACAGACAGATTTCGTGAGTGGGCAAAACaatgcaaatggagttcaatatggGGAAGTGTGTGGGGTTATGAAGAGCTCAGGGTCAATTTAGTTGTATTTGTGACATTTGTAATGATGGAGAATGGTGACAGCTCACGTCCTATGTTGAACGTCAATCATCCACCCAATAGTCGACTCTTTCTGGTCATCAGTAAATCAATATCAGAGGAGGCAATTAGAGAGAAATTTTCCCTCTTCGGTGATATCCAGGATATTTGGCTAGTGCGTGATAAACAATCCAAAAGCCATAAGGGCATCGCCTATGTGAAGTTTAGCAAATCATGGCAGGCTTGTAAAGCGATGGAGGTCATGCATGGcaagactctcactggggacaccaAACCTATCAAGGTGTTCATTGCACAGTCTAGAGGATCTAAGAGCCACCGTGATGTTGAAGATGAGGAGTTGACTAGAATTTTTGTTATGATTCCAAAATCCTATGCAGAAGATGATCTGAGAGAAAAGTTTAAGGATTTTGGAGATATTGAATACTGCAATATTGTCAAGAATAAGAAAACTGGGGAGGGCAAAGGCTTTGGTTATGTGAGATTTCTGAAACCATCTCAGGCTGCTAAGGCCATTGAAAACTGTGACCGATCTTTTAAGGCAATACTTGCGGAACCAAAACATAAACCTGCCTATTCTGAGAATAACTATGTGGGAGGGCTCAAAGAAAAATTATTGTCATATGGGTCAGGATTTCATCATCTAAAAGGTCAAAATATATTACCTTTTCATGGATTTAGCAGCATAGAAACAAATGAAATAAGAGGTGATGAAAGGAGAAGAAAATCAAGAGATGGTGAAATGAGAGGATTTGGTGAGATGTGTGGAGCTGGTACAATGAGAGGAACTGGTGAAGTGAGAGGTAGAGAAAGAAGAGCTGGTACAACAAGAGAAACTGGTGAAATGAAAAGTGGAGAAAGAGTTGGTGAAATGAGAGGTGTCAATGAAATGGGAGAAAGAAGGACAAGTGATATGAGAGGACTTGGTAAGATGGGAGGTGGTGAAATGAGAGGAATTGGTGCGATGGGAGGAATTGGTGGGATGGGAGGAATTGGTGGGATGGGAGGAATTGGTGCGATGGGAGGAATTGGTAGGATGGGAGGAATTGGTGCGATGGGAGGAATTGGTGGGATGGGAGGAATTGGTAGGATGGGAGGAATTGGTGGGATGGGAGGAATTGGTGGGATGGGAGGAATTGGTGGCATGGGAGGAATTGGTGGGATGGGAGGAATTGGTGGGATGGGGAGTGATGGCATGGGAGGAATTGGTGGGATGGGGAGTGGTGGCATGGGAGGAATTGGTGGGCTGGGAGGAATTGGTGGGCTGGGAGGAATTGGTGGGCTGGGAGGAATtggtgggatgggaggagctggtgAAGTGGGATGTGGTGCAATGAGAGGAATTAGTGAGATTATAGATGGTGAAATGAGTGGAGCTGGTCACACAAATGTTGGTGAGATGAAGGAAGATGGTGAAAAGAAAGTAGTCAGTGAAATGAGAGGCACTGGTGAGATGAGAGGTATTTGTGAAATCAGAACTGGTGAAACAAGGAATGGAGAAAATATTACTACTTGTCTTTCAGTGTCTACTAGATGCCTGCTTACACATGAGCAGATTTATAGTCTTTTCGATGTCATCCCAGGAATTGAATGTTGTGAAATTCAGAGAGACCCCAAAATAGGTTATGCCATTGTTCGGTACAACAATGTGGCATCAGCAGTACATGCCAAAGAAAAGTTGCACGGATTTGAGTACCCGCCTGGTAATCAGCTGAGAGTCAATTACATTGAAGGTGCCCTTGGTGAGAGGTGTTCAAACCCAGTTGGAATGATGGCCTTGCAACTTGTGGCAGCTCAGTTGATGTCAATAACCTGTAGCAATTCTGTTGGCCATCAGATGGATCCTTCTTCATCTGGTTTTAGAGGAAGCACTAGTATTCCAATATCTCAGTTGCAGGTTGACTTTGTTGCACCTACACCTCAAAATGGTGATCCTCCAAGAGAAGATTCAGTCAAACGCCAAAGAACACACTGA